One region of Sphingomonas abietis genomic DNA includes:
- a CDS encoding flagellar hook assembly protein FlgD, with product MTTTATTSTTSTSYLDSLRKASAASAATGASSAGSDTIDQAGFLKLLTAQMTNQDPTAPMDSNQMVSQLSQMSTVSGITEMNTSLNSILSQITGNRIGDAASWIGKAALVSSSTAQPLSNGGYAGTITLPSTATSMNVNLVDSTGKTVYSQTLSNQAAGTVDFAWDGKATDGTQASGPLSVVVSASGTSGTITPTVATWATVTGVNSPAGGSSAELTTTLGTIAPTDVLSLS from the coding sequence ATGACCACAACCGCCACCACCTCCACCACGTCGACCAGCTATCTCGACAGCCTGCGCAAGGCGAGCGCCGCCTCCGCCGCGACCGGCGCGTCCTCGGCGGGCAGCGACACGATCGACCAGGCCGGTTTCCTCAAGCTGCTGACCGCGCAGATGACCAACCAGGATCCGACCGCGCCGATGGATTCCAACCAGATGGTCTCGCAGCTCAGCCAGATGTCGACCGTCTCGGGCATCACCGAGATGAACACCTCGCTGAACTCGATCCTGTCGCAGATCACCGGCAACCGCATCGGCGACGCCGCCAGCTGGATCGGCAAGGCGGCGCTGGTCTCCTCGTCCACCGCCCAGCCGCTCTCGAACGGCGGCTATGCCGGCACGATCACGCTGCCGTCGACCGCGACCAGCATGAACGTCAACCTCGTCGATAGCACCGGAAAGACGGTTTATAGCCAGACGCTTTCCAATCAGGCGGCCGGCACCGTCGATTTCGCATGGGACGGCAAGGCCACCGACGGCACGCAGGCCAGCGGCCCGCTGTCGGTCGTAGTCTCGGCGTCCGGAACGTCGGGCACGATCACCCCCACGGTCGCGACCTGGGCCACGGTGACGGGCGTCAATTCGCCCGCCGGCGGCAGCTCGGCCGAACTCACCACGACGCTCGGCACGATCGCGCCGACCGACGTCCTCAGCCTCTCCTGA